Within Synechococcus sp. NB0720_010, the genomic segment GCCCGAGAGATGGCGGACGTAGCGCGGCTCCATCACCGTGTCCTTGCTGCCCACCACCCAGAGGCTGGGGACCTGCAGTTGGCTCGTCAGCGCCGGCAGCTGGCGCACGGCCCCGCGCTGCATGCTGCAGGCCAGCAGCCCGCGGGCGGCACGGAGCTCCGCCACCAGGGGGCTGCGAATGGCCTCGGTGCCAGGGAGCTGGGCGAGCCAACTCGGCCGCCAGCGCAAAAAGGTGGCTCCGCCGTTGCGCACCATCCGAAAGGGCCGCGGCTGATAGACCCCGCCTCCGGAGGCGACCTGGATGATGCCGCGCAGTTGCTCCCCCAGATGGGGGGCGGCATGGAGCACCAGGCTTCCCCCCAGGGAGTGGCCGATCAGCACGATCGGCCGGCCGCCGGCTTGCTCCTGGGCCGCCTCCGCCAGCCAGCGGCCATAGCTGACCAAGTTGGTCCGCAGGCCTTGGGGCCTCGGGCGTTGGCCAAAGCCCGGCAGATCAGGGGTCCAGCAGTCCCACCTGGGCTCCAGGGCCGTGCGCAGCGGATCCCACAGCCGCCCGGAGAGCAGCCAACCATGCACGCCAACCAGCAGAGGTGCTGTGCCCAGGGATCCCAATGCAAGAAACGGACCCAGCCTGCATCAAGGGGGTGACCTGGTGGGTCAGGATCAACCGAACCCCGCAGGGAGCTCCGTTCTGATTGGTTCCAGCGCCACTGAACTGGAGGAGCTCTACGGCCGGGACCATCGCGTCTGCGCGACCCCAAACGCCCCGACTTCACTGGTCTTGAGCCAGGAGCGGGAGATTGATCTCTATGAGCTCGAGCAACTCACCGATGCGGTGGGTTGGAGCCGCCGTCCGATGAGGCGGGTGCGCATTGCCCTGGAGAACAGCCTCCTGGTGGTGGCCCTCTGGCGCCATGACGCCCGCCTGCCGCGCCTGGTGGGCTTTGCCCGCTGCACCGGTGACGGGGTGATCGAAGCCACGGTGTGGGATGTGGCCGTCCACCCCCATTACCAAGGTCTGGGCCTGGGCAAACAGCTGATGCAGTACGTGATCGAGCGCCTGCAGCGGATGCAGGTGGAGCGCATCAGCCTGTTCGCCGATCCCGGCGTGATCGAGTTCTATGGCGCCCAGGGTTGGGAGCTGGAACCGCAAAACCGCCGCTGCGCCTTCTGGTACGCCCCCTAGGGGCTGCGGTAGTAGCGCTGGGCAAGCTCCTGGGCCGTGGCGCCGCGGCGCCAGGCCCGGCGCAGGGCCGCGTTGCGTTCTGCCGTTCGCAGCACCCCATCGCGTCTCCAGCGGCGGCCATCGACTGCCAGTGGTTGGCCGAGCCGGCGCAGGGGGGCCAGGGGTTGGAGCCGTTGGACCAGATCCAGGTCCTCCATCAGCGGCAGGGGCCGCATGCCCCCGGCCTGCTCCAGCAGGGCCCGCGGCAGCAGCAGCCCTTGGTCGCCGTAGGGCAGGGCCCGGATCATGCAGCGCAGCTGAACGGCCAGCTCCAGCAGCCGCAGCGGCAGACCGGCCGCGGCGACCTGGAAGTCGAAGTACCAAGCGGCTGGTGCTTGCCCCATGGCGCGCTCCACCGACGCCCCCCAACGGGCCGGAAGCCTGCAGTCGGCATGCAACAGCAACAACCAAGGAGACGTTGAGGCGGCAATGCCGAGCTGGAGTTGCAGTCCACGGTTGGCGGCGCAGCGGATCACCTGGGCGCCGGCGAGCTGGGCCACGTCGGCGGTCCCTGGATCGGCGCTGGAGTCCACCACGATCAGCTCTGTCTCTAGCCCGAGTGGGGCCTGCTGCAGATCGGCGAGCAACAGCGGTAGGCGCTGCGCTTCCTGCCGCGCGGGAATGACGACGGCCAGGGACGGTCGCTTCATGCGGGCGGTAGCTGGCAGCGCAGCCAGTCCTCCAGATCGCTCGGTTCATCGAGGTCGTTCTGCTGTCGCAGCAGGACCGCAGGGAGCTGGTGCGCCGCGGCGGCAGCCAGGCTGCGCTGCAGCACCTGATCACTGCCCCAGGGGATGCCACTCATCAGCCGGGATCCGGCGCGGCGGAAGCCGGAGCGGTTCAGGCCAATCAACCAGTAGCCGCCATCTCGGGCGGGCCCAAGGACCAGCGGTGCCCTCAGGAGTGCCTCGGCTGCGGCGTCGAGATCACTGGTTTCCAGGGCGGGCAGATCCGTTCCAATCACGATCACCCGCTCAGCCCCCGCCTGGAAGGCCCGCTGCAACTGCCGCTGCATGCGGCAGCCCAAGTTGCCTCCGCCCTGTGGCCCGAGCTGAACCCCTGGAGCGAGAGCCTGCAGCTGCCCCTGCCAGCGGCGCAACCCGCGGGGCCCCAGACCGTCGACGGCCATCAGCAGCTTGTGCTGGTGCCGTTGGCTCCAGCGGCCGCTGACCTCAAGGCTGTGCTGCGTCAGCTGGCGTTGGATCTGGGCCGCCGCCAGTCGACCCGTGTGGCGGGCCAGCCTGGTTTTGCAGCGTCCGGGGGCTGGCCAGCGGGCCATGACCACCAGGGTCAGAGGGGCAGCCAAGGCCGCGCCTACTTCCCGCGGGGGAGTTCAGCGGGCTTGATCTGGAGGGTGAGCGTCCGCTCCTTGCGCTGGATCACGATCGCCAGGTTCTGGCCGACGCGTCCCTGGTCCACCGCGACCTGCACTTCGGAGGGGTTCTTCACGGGCTTGCCGCCGACCTGCTCAATCAGGTCACAGGCGCGCATGCCTCCCTTGGCGGCTGGACTGCCGGGGATGACCTCCACCACCACGACGCCTTTGGTCTCCGGCAGCCGGCACTCGGCATCGGTGGCATTGACCTCCCTGGCGAGTTGGGGGGTCAGGGCCTGGAGCCGTACACCGATGTAGGGGTGGGAGGCCTGGCCGCGATCGAGGATTTGTGCGGCGATTTGGCGCCCGAGGTTGATCGGGATGGCAAAGCTCAGACCCGCGCCAGGGGCCTGTCGGATGGCGGTGTTGATCCCAATCACCTGACCGCGATCATTGATCAGGGGACCGCCGCTGTTGCCCGGGTTCACGGCCGCGTCGGTCTGGATGTAGGGCACCCGTTGCCCCTCCCCGAGGGCATTGGTGCGCTGCACCGCGCTGATGATTCCCAAGGTGACGGTGTTATCGAGACCCAGGGGGTTGCCGATCGCGATCGCCCATTCGCCGGGCCGCACGCCTTTGGAATTACCCAGGGGTGCCACGGGCAGGTTCGCTGCTGCCACCTTCACCACAGCGACATCGGTGACCGGGTCAGAGCCCAGCACCTTGCCCTTGAAATTGCGGCCATCCGGCAGGGTGACGCCCACTTCATTGGTGCCCTCGACCACGTGGGCATTGGTCAGGATCACCCCGTCGGATCGGGTGATGAAGCCCGAGCCCTGCCCCTGCTGCTGCTGCACCGAGGGACCACTGCCAAACAGTCCGCCCATCGGGTTGACCACCCGCCGCACCGTGTCGATTCGCACCACCGCCGGTCCGACCTTGTCGACCGCGTTGACCACAAAACTTTTGCCCCCCGGTAGGGGGGCGGCGGCGGGCGCATCGCTGACCTGAGCGCCGTCTCCGCCCCTGCTGCCGTTCCAGAGCGGTAGCCGCAAACCGCCGGTCCCGCAGCCGCTCAGGCCCACACTCAGCAGCAAGCAACCCAAGGCGAGCTGGGGGCGAACGCCATGCATCAAACGGGTCATGCGCAGCAGAGATGTGGGGCAGGTGTTCAGGCGCATCATCGGAGACACTCCCGCCTCAGACCACCCCTATATTCATGGACCCCAGGGGATGAC encodes:
- a CDS encoding alpha/beta fold hydrolase, with translation MHGWLLSGRLWDPLRTALEPRWDCWTPDLPGFGQRPRPQGLRTNLVSYGRWLAEAAQEQAGGRPIVLIGHSLGGSLVLHAAPHLGEQLRGIIQVASGGGVYQPRPFRMVRNGGATFLRWRPSWLAQLPGTEAIRSPLVAELRAARGLLACSMQRGAVRQLPALTSQLQVPSLWVVGSKDTVMEPRYVRHLSGYAPNAEVQELEGEGHLPMRSAPDALARVIEDWLDRTLS
- a CDS encoding GNAT family N-acetyltransferase yields the protein MEELYGRDHRVCATPNAPTSLVLSQEREIDLYELEQLTDAVGWSRRPMRRVRIALENSLLVVALWRHDARLPRLVGFARCTGDGVIEATVWDVAVHPHYQGLGLGKQLMQYVIERLQRMQVERISLFADPGVIEFYGAQGWELEPQNRRCAFWYAP
- a CDS encoding TIGR04283 family arsenosugar biosynthesis glycosyltransferase yields the protein MKRPSLAVVIPARQEAQRLPLLLADLQQAPLGLETELIVVDSSADPGTADVAQLAGAQVIRCAANRGLQLQLGIAASTSPWLLLLHADCRLPARWGASVERAMGQAPAAWYFDFQVAAAGLPLRLLELAVQLRCMIRALPYGDQGLLLPRALLEQAGGMRPLPLMEDLDLVQRLQPLAPLRRLGQPLAVDGRRWRRDGVLRTAERNAALRRAWRRGATAQELAQRYYRSP
- a CDS encoding TIGR04282 family arsenosugar biosynthesis glycosyltransferase, translated to MAAPLTLVVMARWPAPGRCKTRLARHTGRLAAAQIQRQLTQHSLEVSGRWSQRHQHKLLMAVDGLGPRGLRRWQGQLQALAPGVQLGPQGGGNLGCRMQRQLQRAFQAGAERVIVIGTDLPALETSDLDAAAEALLRAPLVLGPARDGGYWLIGLNRSGFRRAGSRLMSGIPWGSDQVLQRSLAAAAAHQLPAVLLRQQNDLDEPSDLEDWLRCQLPPA
- a CDS encoding trypsin-like peptidase domain-containing protein, giving the protein MTRLMHGVRPQLALGCLLLSVGLSGCGTGGLRLPLWNGSRGGDGAQVSDAPAAAPLPGGKSFVVNAVDKVGPAVVRIDTVRRVVNPMGGLFGSGPSVQQQQGQGSGFITRSDGVILTNAHVVEGTNEVGVTLPDGRNFKGKVLGSDPVTDVAVVKVAAANLPVAPLGNSKGVRPGEWAIAIGNPLGLDNTVTLGIISAVQRTNALGEGQRVPYIQTDAAVNPGNSGGPLINDRGQVIGINTAIRQAPGAGLSFAIPINLGRQIAAQILDRGQASHPYIGVRLQALTPQLAREVNATDAECRLPETKGVVVVEVIPGSPAAKGGMRACDLIEQVGGKPVKNPSEVQVAVDQGRVGQNLAIVIQRKERTLTLQIKPAELPRGK